From the genome of Deltaproteobacteria bacterium:
CCGGGGGACCATCAGCCACCAACCTACCATCGTGGAGAACAAGCCAGCGCGAAGCCACTGCTCTGGCAAAATCGAGATCGTGAGTCACCACTACCACGCTCATGCCGTTTTTTTCAGAAGCTCTAAGCTTGTGGGCGAGAGTCTCGCGAAAACGACCATCCTGCCCTGCTGTGGGCTCATCGAGCACTAGAACTCTTGGAGCCAGCGCTAGGATGGAAGCGATGGCCACCCGCTTCTTTTCTCCTTCGCTCAGTTTGTAAGGCGAACGGTCAAGCAGTGCTTCCAATTCGAGAATATGGCAGATTGAAGAAAAAAGCTCCCTGTCTTCCCTGGCCAGCATTTCAGGGCCCACCATGATCTCATCTCTAACTCGATACTTGAAAAACTGGTCGTTGGCATTCTGAAAGCAAAGTCCCACAAGAGCTGCCATCTCTTCAGCAGATTTCTCAGCCACTCTTTCTCCGAGAAATCTGACTTCCCCACCGGCAGGAGTGAGAAGTCCGTTCAAGTGTTTGATCAATGTTGTCTTGCCGGAGCCATTGCGGCCCACAATGGCAATTGTCTCTCCTGCCCTCAGATCAAAAGATATATCCTCTAGAATCATTCTGTTGTCAAAACGGCAGCAAAGATCGCGCACCTCCAGTATGGTGTCGCTGCTGGCAACCCCTTTTTTCTCCTCGGGATACCGGGGCAACAGGTGCAGATCACGCAATACTTCCCGGGCAAACTCCGGCCGCTCCACCAGGAGCACTTCTCCCCCTTCCATGATAAGGCAGCGATCAACATCATCCAGAAAAGGACCAACTGTCTGTTCAATGACAATTACGGTAGTCCCCTGCTGGCGAATTGACCGCAAGGCCGCTCTGACCCGCGTCATAGAGAGCCAGTCCAGGTCTCCATAGGGTTCGTCCACCACAATCACTGCTGGCTCGAGACACAACACCGAAGCAATTGCCACCAGTCGCTTTTCTCCACCTGAAAGCTGCGCGGTATCGCGCTCTAGCAAGGATGTTATTCCCAGGGTCTGGCAAACTTTCTCTATGCGCTGCTCAATTTCAGCCCCGGAACACCCCAGACTTTCCAGACCAAAGGCAAGTTCGTTTTGCACTGTGCTGTTAAAAAGCTGTGCTTCACAGTTCTGCAGCACCAGCCCCACCCGGGGAAAAAGCTCAGCTACGCTTTTCTCAGTGGTGCTGCAGCCCTCTATCTGCACCGAGCCCTGTAAAGTGCCTCCAAAAAAGTGCGGAATAAGACCATTGCAGAGATATGCCAGGCTGGATTTACCGGAACCACTGGCCCCGCAGACCAGCAGGTATTCGCCTGGAGAAACCGTCAGCTCGAGCCCTTTGAGAACCCATTCAGAGTCTGGATAGCTGTACCATACGCCTGTGAATTCGATCACGGTTCCCAGACCTTTCCTTTGCGCAGCAAATGCAGAGCAACGATCCCTATGATGGTGCCGCCGATGGTACTGATACTGAAGGCAATCATCAGGCTCGCCGCAGCCATGGTCCTGCCCATGAACACCGGAGCAATTATCCAAACGCTGGCCAGCGAGCCCAGCAAACCAGTGCCCACAATCTCTCCCAGACCAGCTAGATAGATGTTTTTCGACCATCGGTAGGCCAGTCCTGCCAGCAAAGCGCCGATCATGCCGCCCGGGAAAGCAAGGATGGTCCCCAGCCCTAGAATATTTCGAATAACAGCAGCAATACCGGCGATGCACACGGCATACCAGGGGCCGAGCAGCACAGCACTCAAGACATTCACCATATGCTGCGCCGGGAAGCATTTGGAGATGCCAACCGGAATGAAAAATGGTGACAGTGCCACAGCAATCGCCACCAGCACTACTGCTCGGGCCACATCTTTCGACTTCACGACACCTCTCCCCTCGCTCTACACCGTTGGCAGCATTCTGCTGCCTCCGGGCAAGCCAATTCCAATCGTTTGCCGAGCCGCCACTGTAAGGCAGCCCTTTACAGCCACACCTATCCAGGCTATTTTTTCCTCCAACAACGCTCGCCAGGGAGGAACCTCATGCCCTTGTTCGGTGCTCACATGTCCATTGCGGGCGGCCTTCATCTCGCCTTTCAGCGAATCCAGGAAGTACAGGGCGATACTCTGCAGATCTTCACCAGAAACCAGAGGCAGTGGCGCAGCCCGCCTCTCTCAACTGAGGAAATCCAAAAATTCCAGCAGTACCGGCGGCAGATGCACCCTATGCCGGTGGCAGCTCACGACTCCTATCTCACCAACCTTGCTGCTCCACCAGGAGAACTGCTCGACAAGTCCATGCTCTCCTTCGCAGGAGAACTGCAGCGCCTGGAAGCTCTCCAGATTCCATTTCTCATTACTCACCCTGGCTCTCATCTAGGGCAGGGCAGAGAAGCCGGTCTCAAACGATATGTCCGCAACCTCGACCAGGCCATCTCTGCCGCCGCTGTGAGCCAGGTGACCATACTTATTGAAACAACAGCAGGCCAGGGCACCAACCTCGGGTCAAGCTTCGAAGAGATAGCTTACATCCTGGAGAACAGCCGCTACAGCCACATGCTCGGCGTCTGCCTGGACACCTGTCATATCTTTGCTGCCGGCTATGATTTTCGCAGCCGCAAGGCCTACGAGGCAACCTTCTCCGCTTTTGACAAAATTGTGGGCTTGCAGCAGCTCAAATTTATCCACCTCAACGACTCCAGGCGCCCCCTGGGCTCCCGGGTGGACAGGCATCAGCATATCGGTGCTGGCCACATCGGCCTGGCTGGCTTCCAGCTGCTCGTCAACGACCCCCGCTTTCAGACACATCCCATGGTGCTGGAAACACCAAAGGGGCAGACCCTGCTCGAGGACCGCAAGAATCTCGACACCCTTCGCTCGCTCCATGCTGACAGCCCGGCCACCTTCCAGCAAAAAAGGCTGCTCGCCAGCAGAGCAGCCTCAGGTAACGCATCCATGTAGTGCCGATTCCTCCGCCGGTATTGTCCGGATCAGGTTCCAGGGGTTTGATCTCAGCCCTTGTGGGCACCCCCTCGGCTGCAGTAGTAATTATGCTCTGCAATTAGCCGGATGTCAAACTTTCAGAATTATAAGATTTCACTTTTTTCGAAACAGAGTTAGTATAAATTGTCCTTGCTGGGACATCTTATTGGCAAGTCCGTCTCTCGCCACAGAGCTCTGGACGGAGCAGCCATTCCACATAGTAATCAGGGTCCTACAACACTGTTGAACCAGACTGTGGCGCCGGGAGGATCTTCATCAGCATGGACTCTCTTTCTATTCAGCAAAAGGTGCAGCGGGCGAGACTCCTCTGCCAGGTATGGTCGAAAAGACTCTTGCAGGAAAACTCCATAAGAACTTTGCTGGAGACACTGCAGCAGAACCTGCATGCCAGCCGGCAGACCATGCGGCAGGTGGGATTGGTGGAAATCTGCAAGAGATGTGAAGAACTGGAAGGAGGTAGCTGTTGCGGCAAGGGCATCGAGAACAGATACAATGAAATTCTCCTGCTGATAAATCTTCTTCTCGGCTGCCAGCTGTCAGACGAACAGCACCGTGCTGACAGCTGCTTCTTTCTCGGCCCCAGGGGCTGCACCCTATTGGCTCGCCATGTGCTCTGCGTCAACTATCTCTGTCAAGCGGCACGTCAGGAGCTTTCAGCGCAGGCCCTGCACAGTCTCCAGCACTCTGCTGGAGTGGAACTGGAGACCACTTTTTTGCTCCATGAGAAGATCAAAGAATACATCAGGAGGAGCCAGCTGGCTCAGACTATCGCCACGATCACAGATTTCTACAATGCCCGCAAGTATGGCTATGAAGGCTTTGAAGGCTATCGCAAATCCACTGACCTGACAAAACTCACAAGCTGTGTCAGGGCACTGCAGTCGCAGGGGTTGCTGGAGGCGCAGCGCACTGTCTTCCTTGACCTGGGATGCGCCGATGGCAGGGTTAACATTCTCCTGAGTTATTTCGTCAAATATTCTCTGGGGATCGAAATTGACGGGGAGATCCTGGCCGAAGCAGATGGTCGCCTGGCCAAGCTGCAAGCCCGCCTCGAGGATGCCTTTCTTTTGCCTGTGCCGGGGAATGTTACCCTACTCTCGGGCGACTCCCTGCAAAGTGAGCCGTATGTCGAGTTCAAGAAGAAGCTTGGAGTGCACTTCTCAGACGTTGACGTCTTTTACACCTACATTACTCTCCACGATCTTTTTGCTGCAAAGATCGCCAGAGAAGCAAAAGCTGGCGCTCTGTATCTGGTATACGGCTTCAACAAGGTTCTGCCGCAGTATGAAGGCCTGCAGCTGATCGATCCAGATCTGGCCGGCCAGGGCATCGTGGCCCTTTACCGCAAGAGGCTCTCCTAGGTCGGCAGTATTATGAAAAGTCTGCTGGTGGGGAATTCAGGCCATCAATCAATCTTATCAAGAATAATGGCATTATCCCTTCTCGATATGGCAAAGGTATCTCCCTCTTTGAAGCCAAGCTCATCCAGCAGCAGCGATCTGGTCAGGGTAATGGTGCCGCTGGCGCCAATTGCTCTGCGGCAAGAGGTTGTGATAACGTTTGCCTGTCTGCGGCGACCCCTTGGCTCTACGGTTGGAATTTCTTGCAGCAGACTCAGTCCCTTGCTGTAGAGATCAAGAAGCTGACTCCTCATCTTGATGCCATATTTCTTCTGTACCCGATCAAACGAGGCGCCGTTGAGAATTTCCTGAGCGATATCCTTGGGATCTGGAGGCTCCCCTCGCGAACGCATTTCAACCTGCATGTCTATTCCTCCCTCCTGAGAGCAGTGTGATCCTAGTTGTTTATGTCCCGGTCAATCGGTGCAGAAAACTCCTGGAAAGACTTTTTAAATCAAGGACTTCTCCTGTTGAGATCCAGCCCTGCCAGCCATCCCTGAACTGCACAAGAGTTGCCTGTCATTCCCAGATAACAAGCACAGCCCCTGGCCGCCTTGCTGCCTGGTCAACACAGCCGGCCCAGAAAGGGTACTGCTCAACCCCTTGCCATTTTTTGCCGTTTCGATTATTGTTCGCTTCGACTGAAATAAAGACAGGCTGACTTCTATGGTATTTTTCTATCGATTACGCGCTCTGGCTCTTGTGGTCTTTATTTTTCTCTGTATCTCCTGCGGCAGGGAGCCTTCGAATGAGAAGCAGAGATCTACATCTCTGACCGAAGGGGCGGCAATGGCAACCCCTGGCCGAGTACAGGTGAAATGGCTGGACTTCGACGACGGCCTCGCCAAAGCTCAGAGCAACAACAAACCTCTGTTCATTCATTTTTACACTGAATGGTGCCTCTACTGCAAGAAGTTTAACCACGATACTTTGCAAAACCGTAAGGTGGCAAGAATGCTGGCGGAAAATTTCGTCTCTGTGCGCCTGGAGGCAGACAGCAACAGCCACCGTCTTCGCTACCAGGGAAAGACTTTCTCCAATGCCGATTTCAGCCGCTACTTCGGGGTAACAGCCTTTCCCACCCAGGTGTTCCTCGACGCCAGTGGCCAACCGATCACCATGATCCCCGGGTACATGCCTGCTTCTCAGTTTCTCACCGTTCTCAGCTACATTCAGAAAAAATGCTATCTGACCAAGATATCATTCCACGAGTTTGCCAGGAGCGGCACGTGCAATTGAGACGCCCGAACCGATATGCCCCTTCAGCACCGGCAGCCCATATGACCTCCAGTGCTTCCCAGGCCAGAGCCCCTTCGGAGCTCCTTTTCTCAATACATCAACTTTCCCACTTTGTCTACACCCTGCACCACAGCAGCCCCAGGCTGAATGTTCTTAGAGATGACAACCAGGCCTAGCATAGGTCTCGCCCTCGGCAGCGGTTCGGCCCGTGGCTGGGCCCACATCGGCGTGCTGCGAGGTCTGCAAAGGGAGAACATCGCCGTGCACATCATAAGTGGAACCTCGATAGGAGCTGTGGTGGGCGCCGCTTTTGCAGCTGGAGCACTGGATTCGCTGGAGTCCTGGGCCAGAAAGTTGGACTGGTCGGATATCTTGAAGTTTGTGGATATTACTATTCCCAGGTCCGGCCTCATTGAAGGTGAAAAGATGGCCGCTTTCTTTACAGAACAAATCGGCTACCGGGCCATAGAAGAACTGCCCCTTCCCTTCGGGGCAGTTTCCACAGACCTGCTGTCAGGCGAAGAAGTCTGGCTGACGCAGGGCCCACTCTTTGAGGCTCTGCGGGCGAGCATCGCAATGCCGGGCATATTTACCCCCACTTTGCTGAAAGGTCGTTGGCTGGTGGATGGCGGCCTGGTAAACCCCATCCCCGTGAGTCTTTGTCGGGCCATGGGGGCGCAGGTGGTAATCGCCGTGAATCTCAACACTGGCCTGGTCAGCCGCAGCCAGGTGCAGAAAGAGCGTCGAGCCAGAAAACGTAAAACCAGGCAGGGCGCGCCCAGATTGGGCCATCTCATCTCCTCTTCACTCAACCATGGTTTGCGCCGGGGGAAATCACTTTTCTTTGAACGCCTTGGCAGTGATTCTGCCGAACGCGGACCCTCCCTTTTCCATGTTCTGGTCACCTCTCTTCACATCATGCAGGATTGCATCACCAACCACCGCCTGACCATTGACCCCCCTGATATCCTCATTTCGCCTCCTCTAGCCCACGTGGGCCTGCTCGAATTTCATCGGGCCCAGGAAGTTATCGCTGCCGGAGAGGCAGCCCTGGAGCAGGTGCTGCCCCGCATACGAAAGCTGCTGGGCTGAAACGCTGCCGAGAGATTTCCTCGATTGCACCCTGGCTTCAAGAATGTTGTAGGGCTCCTCAGAGATGGACACTTGACGTCCAGCAAAAACCCTACTATATTTCCCTGGATATTTATCTTTTTCTTCTTCGCAGGATAGACATGATTGCTGCCGTACCAAAAGAAACATACCCTGGAGAACGACGAGTAGCCCTCATCCCTCAATCCATCTCTGCCCTGAAAAAAGCCGGTCTGGAGGTGGCAGTGGAAGCCGGTGCGGGCGAACAGGCCGGCCATGCTGACTCTGCCTACCAATCCCAGGGCGCCCGCATAGTGCCAGAGCGCCGGACATTGCTTTCGGAGGCGGACGTGGTACTGATGGTCCGGGGGCCCGGCGCCCACCGCGACTTTCCGGAGACAGATCTCGACTGCCTCCGCAAGGGCACTATCCTCATTGCCTTCCTCGAGCCCCTTGCCGAGCCGGAAATGATGCAAATCCTGGCGGAGCGTGGACTCACTGTCTTCTCAATGGAGCTCATGCCTCGCACTACCCGGGCCCAGAGCATGGACGCCCTGAGCTCCATGGCCACCATTGCGGGCTACAAAGCAGTGCTCCTGGCTGCAAACGTGCTGCCCAAAATTTTTCCCATGTTCATGACTGCCGCAGGCACCATTACCCCTTCCCGGGTCTTCGTCCTTGGTGCCGGTGTCGCCGGCCTGCAGGCCATTGCTGCAGCCCGCCGCCTGGGCGCTGTAGTAGAAGGCTACGACATCCGGCCGGAAGTCAGAGAACAGGTGGAAAGCCTCGGCGCCAAATTCGTCCAGCTGGACCTGGAGACCGAGGCTGCTGAAGGCACTGGGGGCTATGCAGCGGCCCAATCCGAAGAATTTTATCGCCGCCAGCAGGAACTCATGGCCCAGCGCATTCAGGCAGCCGACGTGGTGATTACCACTGCAGCGGTACCTGGCAAGAAGGCGCCTGTCCTCATCAGCCGCCAGGTGGTAGAGGGCATGCAGCCCGGCTCTGTCATCGTTGATCTGGCTGCGGAGAAGGGCGGCAACTGCGAGGTCACCGAGCCTGGAAAAACAGTGATCTACAAGAGAATAACCGTGCTGGGCCCCTTGAACCTGCCGGCAGAGATACCTGTCCATGCCAGTCAGATGTATGCCAAGAACATCTCTACTTTTCTCCTGCATTTATTGAAAGAAGGTAAAGTTGACATCGACCCTGAGGATGAGATCACGGCAGGCACCCTGGTGACGCACGAGGGCAAGATCGTTCACCAAGCCGTAATCACAGCTCTGGGCAAAGGAGATTGAGCTCATGGATATGTTCATCACCTCTGTGACGGTCTTCCTGCTTGCCATTTTTGTTGGTTTCGAGGTGATCACCAAGGTTCCTCCCACACTGCACACTCCCCTCATGTCCGGCTCCAACGCCATCTCAGGCATTACGGTGGTGGGAGCCATCGTGGCTGCTGGCTCTAAAGAACCTCTGGTTGCCGCGGTTCTCGGCGTGGTGGCTGTAATATTCGCCACCATCAATGTGGTGGGCGGTTTTCTGGTGACGAATCGCATGTTGTTGATGTTCAAGAGGAAGAAGAACTGAACATGGGAACACAGCTGATCAATATTGTCTATCTCATCGCTTCTATCTGTTTCATCCTCGGCCTCAAAGGACTGACCTCACCGCGCACTGCCCCGCAAGGGAATCTGCTCGGGGCCTCGGGCATGCTACTGGCGGTGCTGGCCACTCTGCTCGACCAGCACATCCTCACCTATCAACTCATTATCGTTGGTCTGGTTGTCGGCGGAGCAATCGGCGCCTATCTCGCTCTCACCGTACAAATGACTGCCATGCCCCAGATGGTGGCAGCCTTCAACGGCTTCGGCGGCGGTGCCTCCGCCCTGGTCGCGGCCACAGCTCTTATTGCCCCGGGAGATTTGACCAGTGTGCCACCCATACAACTCTATGTTGCCAGCACGGCCAGCGGCCTCATTGGAGCAGCCACTTTTACCGGCAGCATGGTGGCCTGGGCCAAATTACAGGGAACCCTTCTTTGGCAGCCGAAGAGTGATGTACTTCAAAAAATCATCAATGGAGGGCTTTTTTCTCTCTGCCTACTTCTTGCTGCCTTTGTGGTAGTCAATCCTACCGGGCTCTGGGCCTACTGGCTTCTGGTTGCAGCAGCAGCTGTACTGGGTGTCATGCTCACCGTACCCATAGGTGGCGCAGACATGCCTGTGGTTATTGCTCTGCTCAACTCATATTCTGGCCTGGCTGCCGCTGCCACCGGCTTTGTGCTCGGCAACAACGTGCTCATTATCAGCGGTTCCCTGGTGGGAGCCTCCGGCATTATCCTCACCAACATCATGTGCAAGGCCATGAATCGCTCTCTGGTGCATGTCCTCTTTGGAACTCTTGGACCCACCGCGGAAACTGCCACAGCCGATGAAGTGTACGGCGGCAAAGTCAAGAGCGCCAGCCCTGAAGAAGCCGCCATGATTTTCGATACTGCCAGACTGGTGATCATAGTGCCCGGCTACGGCATGGCTGTAGCCCAGGCGCAGCATGCAGTGCGCGATCTGGCCAATCTCCTGGAACAGCGCGGCGCAGAGGTGCGTTATGCCATTCATCCAGTAGCCGGCCGCATGCCTGGGCACATGAACGTGCTGTTGGCAGAAGCGGATGTGCCTTATGAACAGCTCTATGCCCTGGAACAGATCAATGACAGTTTCCCGGAAGCTGACGTTGCTCTGGTAATCGGCGCCAACGATGTGGTCAACCCCACGGCTCGCGAGGACAGCAGCAGCCCCATTTACGGCATGCCCATACTCGATGTGGACAAAGCGCGCACCGTGATGATCATCAAAAGGAGCCTTAGT
Proteins encoded in this window:
- a CDS encoding deoxyribonuclease IV, whose amino-acid sequence is MPLFGAHMSIAGGLHLAFQRIQEVQGDTLQIFTRNQRQWRSPPLSTEEIQKFQQYRRQMHPMPVAAHDSYLTNLAAPPGELLDKSMLSFAGELQRLEALQIPFLITHPGSHLGQGREAGLKRYVRNLDQAISAAAVSQVTILIETTAGQGTNLGSSFEEIAYILENSRYSHMLGVCLDTCHIFAAGYDFRSRKAYEATFSAFDKIVGLQQLKFIHLNDSRRPLGSRVDRHQHIGAGHIGLAGFQLLVNDPRFQTHPMVLETPKGQTLLEDRKNLDTLRSLHADSPATFQQKRLLASRAASGNASM
- a CDS encoding ATP-binding cassette domain-containing protein — protein: MIEFTGVWYSYPDSEWVLKGLELTVSPGEYLLVCGASGSGKSSLAYLCNGLIPHFFGGTLQGSVQIEGCSTTEKSVAELFPRVGLVLQNCEAQLFNSTVQNELAFGLESLGCSGAEIEQRIEKVCQTLGITSLLERDTAQLSGGEKRLVAIASVLCLEPAVIVVDEPYGDLDWLSMTRVRAALRSIRQQGTTVIVIEQTVGPFLDDVDRCLIMEGGEVLLVERPEFAREVLRDLHLLPRYPEEKKGVASSDTILEVRDLCCRFDNRMILEDISFDLRAGETIAIVGRNGSGKTTLIKHLNGLLTPAGGEVRFLGERVAEKSAEEMAALVGLCFQNANDQFFKYRVRDEIMVGPEMLAREDRELFSSICHILELEALLDRSPYKLSEGEKKRVAIASILALAPRVLVLDEPTAGQDGRFRETLAHKLRASEKNGMSVVVVTHDLDFARAVASRWLVLHDGRLVADGPPEELCADEGLVRAGALECQEKSAVGKAAANDTGVERPVEGHQRHNLLRKERAELLDPRTRLALGLLGIVAVFIATRPTTLFLELGAILAVVAALGSGRKWLASLKMMAPVAGLVFAIGLVAFGLQPAVLLTVRLVNLLNVSFILFSSISTDEMGQALGKLRLPFEITFILTTAMRYVPLIKRKMKNIMEAQRSRGIDLKLRLRNARNLAALLMPLLVQTFVLADELALAMESRGFSRKERSSWRELHLCLWEYGVMLAAVALLAVFYWGERG
- a CDS encoding Re/Si-specific NAD(P)(+) transhydrogenase subunit alpha, translated to MIAAVPKETYPGERRVALIPQSISALKKAGLEVAVEAGAGEQAGHADSAYQSQGARIVPERRTLLSEADVVLMVRGPGAHRDFPETDLDCLRKGTILIAFLEPLAEPEMMQILAERGLTVFSMELMPRTTRAQSMDALSSMATIAGYKAVLLAANVLPKIFPMFMTAAGTITPSRVFVLGAGVAGLQAIAAARRLGAVVEGYDIRPEVREQVESLGAKFVQLDLETEAAEGTGGYAAAQSEEFYRRQQELMAQRIQAADVVITTAAVPGKKAPVLISRQVVEGMQPGSVIVDLAAEKGGNCEVTEPGKTVIYKRITVLGPLNLPAEIPVHASQMYAKNISTFLLHLLKEGKVDIDPEDEITAGTLVTHEGKIVHQAVITALGKGD
- a CDS encoding thioredoxin family protein — protein: MVFFYRLRALALVVFIFLCISCGREPSNEKQRSTSLTEGAAMATPGRVQVKWLDFDDGLAKAQSNNKPLFIHFYTEWCLYCKKFNHDTLQNRKVARMLAENFVSVRLEADSNSHRLRYQGKTFSNADFSRYFGVTAFPTQVFLDASGQPITMIPGYMPASQFLTVLSYIQKKCYLTKISFHEFARSGTCN
- the thiW gene encoding energy coupling factor transporter S component ThiW, translating into MKSKDVARAVVLVAIAVALSPFFIPVGISKCFPAQHMVNVLSAVLLGPWYAVCIAGIAAVIRNILGLGTILAFPGGMIGALLAGLAYRWSKNIYLAGLGEIVGTGLLGSLASVWIIAPVFMGRTMAAASLMIAFSISTIGGTIIGIVALHLLRKGKVWEP
- a CDS encoding NAD(P)(+) transhydrogenase (Re/Si-specific) subunit beta, translating into MGTQLINIVYLIASICFILGLKGLTSPRTAPQGNLLGASGMLLAVLATLLDQHILTYQLIIVGLVVGGAIGAYLALTVQMTAMPQMVAAFNGFGGGASALVAATALIAPGDLTSVPPIQLYVASTASGLIGAATFTGSMVAWAKLQGTLLWQPKSDVLQKIINGGLFSLCLLLAAFVVVNPTGLWAYWLLVAAAAVLGVMLTVPIGGADMPVVIALLNSYSGLAAAATGFVLGNNVLIISGSLVGASGIILTNIMCKAMNRSLVHVLFGTLGPTAETATADEVYGGKVKSASPEEAAMIFDTARLVIIVPGYGMAVAQAQHAVRDLANLLEQRGAEVRYAIHPVAGRMPGHMNVLLAEADVPYEQLYALEQINDSFPEADVALVIGANDVVNPTAREDSSSPIYGMPILDVDKARTVMIIKRSLSPGFAGIPNPLFAAPNALMLFGDGKDMVRELIAALKEQ
- a CDS encoding NAD(P) transhydrogenase subunit alpha: MDMFITSVTVFLLAIFVGFEVITKVPPTLHTPLMSGSNAISGITVVGAIVAAGSKEPLVAAVLGVVAVIFATINVVGGFLVTNRMLLMFKRKKN
- a CDS encoding patatin-like phospholipase family protein; the protein is MFLEMTTRPSIGLALGSGSARGWAHIGVLRGLQRENIAVHIISGTSIGAVVGAAFAAGALDSLESWARKLDWSDILKFVDITIPRSGLIEGEKMAAFFTEQIGYRAIEELPLPFGAVSTDLLSGEEVWLTQGPLFEALRASIAMPGIFTPTLLKGRWLVDGGLVNPIPVSLCRAMGAQVVIAVNLNTGLVSRSQVQKERRARKRKTRQGAPRLGHLISSSLNHGLRRGKSLFFERLGSDSAERGPSLFHVLVTSLHIMQDCITNHRLTIDPPDILISPPLAHVGLLEFHRAQEVIAAGEAALEQVLPRIRKLLG